atttatttcagttaaaaaagttaaagcaAAAGTATATATCAATAGTCCATCTATAAAATGAAGATTTCGGACTTCTGCCACTGAAAAACATCCCCATACAATCATCAAACTTCCACCACGTTTGAACGTAGCTAtcagattattaataattcaaagaatgaagtttttttgaaaaactagtgcttaacaattaaaatggGGACAACACGATTAAAAATCTTGCATAACAGTAGttcatcatcatcataatattataaaatataattaattatttatttataattttatatttctgcTTTATCGACTTTACCAACATTACAGTTTTCTTTACCTGTGACGTTTgacaattttgacgtttaatgacagaaatttgaggttaagttaaaattataactattaaatggattaattattgataaagtTGTAACAAGCATTTCAAGATTTTTGCTAAAGATAACTCGTACACAGAAAAGATTAATAAAGAGTTAGTTTAATTACAGTGTGCAAAATCCGTGTTCGAATAAGCTCCGAAATattagaaatttcaaatatttttgatgatttatttcaCTTACAAAAGTTAAAGCAAAAGTAGATATCAATAGTCCATCTATAAAATGAAGATTTCGGACTTCTGCCACTGAAAAACATCCCCATACAATCGTCAAACTTCCACCACGTTTGAACGTAGCTAtcagattattaataattcaaagaatgaagtttttttgaaagactagtgcttaacaattaaaatggGGACAACACGATTAAAAATCTTGCATAACAGTAGttcatcatcatcataatattataaaatataattaattatttatttataattttatatttctgcTTTATCGACTTTACCAACATTACAGTTTCCTTTATCTTTGACGTTTggcaattttgacgtttaatgagagaaatttgaagttaagttaaaattataacttttaaatggattaattattgataaagtTGTATCAAGCATTTACAGTATGGAAAATCCATATCTCCGAATAATTGAATAATTCGATTTTGCATactgtattttgttttatgtattttaatcttttaatttttaggataAAACGTTTACACCAAGTCGGTTTGATTCAAAAGTGGTTGAGAGATTATCTTCCGAAACGAGATAGATGTTACAAATCAAGATCGACTTCTGCGGCAAATAATCACACCGTAAATTTGGACGATATGCAAGGAAGCTTTTTCGTGTTATTTTTCGGATTTCTAATTGgtttattcattattttcgTTGAAAAACTTCTTTATAAGTATCAAAAGAAAAGGAGCAAATCAAAATCCGTCCAACCATTTattacataataattttttttatgatttatgaatAAGTTATCCAAATGTCTGTTATTGGAGGTAGATTCCTTTcacgaatttattttatttctcgttttaattattgccgttataaacaaattttgggATTAATAAATGGATAAAGGATTTTATAATAGATTAAACGCTTACCACGGGGCAGTTGTATCATCAGTTaggaacaaaattaataaattcacaATGCGATGTCAAAGTGACACGACcactttgaggttaaaattttaagcTGTCAATTTAACAACGTGAAGTTAGTTAAAAATGAAGGGGTTTTCggttattacttaaaaaatgtaaattttttttaaagtttattatttcaatgtttttttttaataacaaataattaaaaattatttttttttatatgaaactcAAAATATTGTGAATATGGCAACTAAATAATTTGACATAATgatattttttaggttagtttttgaatttttaactgtcaattcaataataagctaattttttttgattaattggtgtttttattgattttagatacaaaaataaatcaaaatccGTCCAAGCGTATATTAcatattaatttgttatgattACAAATGTTAACAatggttaataataataataataaagaaataattgttGTTAGCAGTGATGTAAGCTgctgaaatgatttttatccTTGAAAACCGGGCCCCATGCGTCCTTTTTCGCGGTCGCCTCCTTTTTATCTTGTTGATACTTTTGTATGGCCTCGTAACCTGACTTTTTCGACGTTTTATCGAAAAAGTTGTTACCTTGATTTGCGGGTAATTTCCCGCTGTAGTAGTCGTGCGATGTTCCCTGaaccatttttgaaattggCGATAAGAAAGCTAATTTAAGCAGAAATGTGCAAAACTTTAAAAGTGATGTCTCCCAATTTGGAGTAGCTACGGAACGTGGTGTATTTGAGTTAATACTTGAAGTTCTAAGCGGTTTCCAGCGTTTCCTCTCCGACTACCTTTACGAGTACGTAAATTTTTATCCAATCTAAATAAAAaccaacaaaatttatattaataaatataataagatTAAAGATTTGGGGGAAATCTCACCTTACGATTGgaaattgatcaaaaattaaactgtTACACGATGTTCTACAATTCATTGACACATGAAGTGATTCTAAGAAGTTTTTGGGATTATCTTTTCAAGACTTTACTCGACGAAATACAGCACAAGAATGAGTCTTCGCAGTTGAATTCTGAATATATAATCGAGAAGTTGGTGACGTCGTCGGTCACGAAGTGAACAGGTGGGTAATTTGCATCAAAGACGCAGACAACATCACGTAcacaatgaaaaaaaaatgattaggaTTTCCCGATTTTCCAGAAGCTCACTTAAATTAGATTATAAACGatcctaaaagaaaataaaacgcaatttcattaattaattattaaaatattaaggtaaaagaataaaaaatggaTGCTACATCACAAGAAAagcgatttaaataaaaatgcagTACGATTTTAGACTTTGACCCGACATAGTCCGAGGAACtatttataaaagttattaaaaatgccagacgtttaaaaatgtcggaataaatttttttcgcaGTGGAATATTACCAATGCAAAAAAGGGTTTCCAGATGATGTACAAGAAACCAGATATTGCATCAGACTTCCACTATGTTGTTTATTGTTGTCTTATTTACACGAAATGTtcgttttattacatttttatgcaTTAAGAAATCGAATTTGCTTCAACGAAAATAAAACTGGTTTACCATCTATTTTTagcaacattttaatttataataaatcataatatttcgtttagacaagttttaattaaggcagtaactttatttttacatcttttgtaactaaaatgaattaagtgtgttaattttgacattttggaacAATGGTTTTGTatgattttaatgtatttaatgCATTTTGTGCAATTAACAAAGCAATTTCTTTAGCACGTGTCATCAATATATACTGCAACATCAAGAAGTTTATAAAATACTTCTTTAAATGTATTGGGGAATACggaatattgttaataaagctttttattgttttaaatataaattgaacTTTACAATACTTTTCTTGACAACTTGTTTATTGTTGTCATACGGTAGCGCCATCTCTCGTAGGAGCTTAGTATCAGTAAATACAGTTCTCTACAAATTGACAGgcatcatatcattatttaTAGAGTATTCTCTATAAACAAGGATCATACTAAACCTACTGTATCACAATGTAGAGATATTTTTGTTGTGAGATTATTGGCTGCATAACATATTGGGTATGCGGAGCATGCAGAGGATTGAACTGCGATTAACAGTTCCAGAAGACGAACAGAAGACCAAGAAGTGATATTTTCTTAGAAGAAAAGTTATATCTTTTCATGAAGCAAAGTgtcatatcaaaaaaatttgtcagATCGTCAAGAGCTACGTTACAGAATGCTAAGGCAAGAGTTTCTGTGGATAGAAGCTGTGGCAGAGAGTTCATATTGAGTAGTATAATGTAGTGGGACAATTTATCTATAGGTCCAAGATGATCCTTGATGATCTAACTCTGGGAAACTTACAATGAGCTATAAAAGGAGGCCAAAAGGTTAGACTGGGGTTAAAtgtagaaaaaacaaaatacttaaaCCTGTTACTAAATGAACGAGGATGAAATAAATACGACATTACTGTTACGCTACTACGCTAACAAAAAGTTGATCAAGTCTACAAACATCTCCAGAATAACCAAAATCAGGATATACAAAACTCTTATTAGGCCGGTTGCCACATATGGATCATAAAAATGAATACGAAAACGATAGAGGGATTGAAGGTATCGTCTCAGATGGATTGAACATGTCATGAGAATGGCAAATCATCAGctaccaaaaaaaatgttcgaATCTACATTATCTTCCCTCTAGTATCATCTTAACTAAtaatggaacggatagtgattttgcgaaaagctgGACATCGGGATTTCTATTCGTCCATTATGGTTGTAAtctctggtgcatttctgaagtgatataCATTGCCACactattgcgatatttgaataaaaatgaaattaataagaaagctaataagatatgtcaacttatttggatccaagatacaaaataaacttttttgatggTGATTTagctaacgaagcaactctaaagagaggatactttaattaataattggtgatatttccacaaggattcttcaagaaattaattttatagcgaattttaaaaattgcaacatcgaaaattttttagttttctcaaaaactaaaagtaatttttcaaaacgtgttggttcattggaaacaggacacttttattaatattttgggaactttcatactcatagtccaagaaatggattttatacgaatttttaaaacttaatcggcgtaaattgcaaaattcgaaataattgtcgatcatttcaaacatttatttctcaagaactgaaagtgatttttcaaagcggctttttgcattaaaaagaggatactttaattaataattggtgatatttccaaaaggattcttcaagaaattaattttatagcgaattttgaaagttatcgatgaaaattgcaacattgaaaatttgatcaaaacttcaaatattgatttctcaaaaactaaaagttatttttcaacacgtgttggttcattagaaagaggacacttttattaacattttgggaaattttcaaactcatattccaaaaaatggattttatacgaatttttaaaacttaatcggcgtaaattgcaaaattcgaaataattgtgtgtaaaatatgtgattttgcaaaattaatgtccgtgttaaacgtaaaacacatctagaacaatttgaaacggcaaagtttgaattattttagattgttctatgttttttaattcttattgtgtaatataaaatcgctgacacaagaattactgactgaaacttcgaaaaactttaattttcaaagagtaaagtgctctttagagagttgttctagtgaaaataatagctgttccagattgcgttagctataataagtatacagtgtgtcctcggattgtgtccccgtaaggtaaaattgacgataaatttttgaattcaaattccatcttttgcaattaaagtctggatgttataaaacgaaatataaccaagttttacgtcaaatatcctcaaagtaccaaagttaacgcaagaagtttgttaaccgttgcaggtaaagtggtctttctgagcaatgtacaacaaaagttgattaagataaaaagtttgttatgttaaattatagcgatatgccgaattttattaatttaggatataaaagcaaaatgcagatttttaaatcataagattaacaaaacattttcgatctaagctaaattaacataaaagcttattcaatgataccaccaccaacactaacacataattcagcccttttccgacattgtttataactttttctaatatgGTCTAACGGAATTTCTCTAAtaacagtttcaattttttgttttaaagtctctaaattgttattaaaatttttagtgtacactttttgttttacataaccccgaaaataaaaatccataatagaTAAATCCGGACTTCTTGGCGGCTATGGTTGCGGACCATATCTGCCAATCCATTTTttccaaataacatatttaacaaatttctaattaaaatggtCGAATGTGGGccgcaaccatcttgttgaaaatataatttattgcgtTCTTCTAAATCCGCGCCGTcaagataattaaataaagaattttctaGTACTTCCAAATATCGGTGTTGATTCAAATTGCCGTTTATGAAGTAAGGTCCAATAACACCGTTCAACGAAACAGCATACCACACATTCACTTTCTGGGAATACTAGCATTTACAAGCTATGCGATAATTTGGATTAGTCTTTGACCAGAATCGACAATTTTGCGATGTAACCACTTCATTAATGGTGAACCATGCTTCGTCcgaaaatattatgttttttaaaaaagttctgtctTTCAAAATTTCCTACACACGCCACAAACAATAATCTAAACGTTTTGCTTCATCACCTAGTTCGACAGTGTGGtgaaattttggtttatacggcaatattttattttctcgataaattctttgtaattGGGATTTACTTATACCAACTTGAACTGCCCTTTTTCTTAACGACACCTTTCCGTAATCCATTGCGTTCGTTACTGCAACAATCGACCCTGCATCATTtcatctaaaagcttttttttcttccttttattttccacattgcccgtttccaaaaatgttttttcaaaGTGTTTTTTCAAAGtgttttttcaactctcttaattgtttttttatctagtAAAAATCCAACTTTTTCCTCAAATTGCCTTAAAACTGCATTGTAACTAATGTTCACCAATCCATAGCACtgcactataaatattttatgttgcaATGTAAacatgattaattaatatttgacaatAGGCTAAAGCTAAGCTATCAAATGATAATTGTTAGTTCACTTAGgtcatttgtttttattgtaaaacggaatattagaaaaaaaatttcaagaaaaaactcattttttcttttatacagggtccgttactaatgggacacagagcaacagtgaattccttacattaaattattacgatttaacccaatttatgttagtccaattgttaataacaacgaagatacagatggttaaagttaatactttattttcgtttttctttaataatttcgttgtctcttacattatgaacatgaaaattggtccattatcattttttaatacaataaataataatttggtgttagttttgatttatctttcAGATGGCGCTGTCTACCTTAAAAAACCACCCTTAAAGTAGTCATatattttcatcgttaaaatttttacaactcacataacataaaacagtttctcagacattttaacataaatttgatatacctatcaatattctctaaagTTCTCCGTTCCCGAGATAATCACTGTTTAAGGGcactttgcaaaatttaatatctcagTAACATCAGTTGGCGTTGACAAGGTTTTTATTTAGTCAAACACTAGACAATCAGTTTGACATTCAGTTTCATTTTACGCTCAGCATTATTGTAATCAATGTATTTGTTACTTTGAAATAATGCCCCggcatatttttttttctaacacgGAAATGCGTGATATGGTGTGCATATACACTCAAGAAAAGTTTAATGGAAGGGAAGCGTGCagaagatatttattaaaatacccCAACAGAAGACAACCAAATcacaagttatttaaaaatttgtatgacCGCTTAGGTGAGACTGGTTCATTTCGTCCTAAACGAAATACAGGTCGTCCAAAAAAGATTTCCGTtgatgaagaagatgaagtTTTAGTACGAGTTAGTAACAACCCAAAAGTTAGCTCTAGACGTTTGTCAGCTGCAACCGGGTTAAGCAAGTCGTCAATTCtacgaatattaaaaaaagaaagactGTATCCATaccattttgtgatttaagaGTTCGGTTAGAATTTgctaattttatcaaaaatcggCAAAATTCTGACCCATCGTTTATTgccaacattttatttactgaCGAGGCGACATTCACTCGTAGTggggtttttaattttaaaaattatcatgtTTGGGAAACTGAAAACCCACACATGACACGGCAACGGCATTTTCaacatgaatttaaaataaatgtttggtgTGGGTCCGCGGGAATTACCAAATAATTTGAACGGCCACaattatttacagtttttgCAAAACCAAGTAGACGATATGTTGGCTGAGTTACCATTAAATATTTGGACTGTCATGTGGTTTATGCAAGATGGAGCACCACCCCATTTTTCCAGGCAAGTGCGAGATTATCTCGATATGAATTTTCCACGAAGATGGATTGGCCGAGGTAGTCATTACACTTGGCCACCACGAAGTCCCGATTGTAATCCTATGGATTTTTGCGTATGGGGATTTGTAAAATCCCTTGTTTACAAAGACAATCCTGAAACTCGTGAGGAACTGtggcaaaaaattgtaaaggcAGTGGATATCATTAGGAatgaacaaatattatttaacataagAAGATCATTTTCTAAACGGATTGGAAAATGCATTGAAGCTAACGGTGGTCACTTTGAACACTTACTCTAATGCAGctcattttaattgttattattgtttcctctttttgttcgatgttattattattaaaatgtttaaataaattatagtcgttattaaaatcgatttttaatatagtaattatgttaatatttttgtaacatcaaCTTATGTTTGTGGATAGTTAAATTATATCTGAAAGATAGATCAGAACTATactaatttatcatttatcatcttaaaaagtaataatataaaaattttaatgttcataatttaagaaaaagcgaaattat
This region of Onthophagus taurus isolate NC chromosome 3, IU_Otau_3.0, whole genome shotgun sequence genomic DNA includes:
- the LOC111429109 gene encoding uncharacterized protein — translated: MNCRTSCNSLIFDQFPIVRLDKNLRTRKGSRRGNAGNRLELQVLTQIHHVP